Genomic segment of Paenibacillus sp. FSL R5-0623:
CGGATCACAACCAGTGGCTGAATACGTCTACACTACTGCATCCAAGCATGGCAAACGGGTACAGGCACTGGCTGGTGCCAAAAACCACTCCATCGTTATGCCGGACGCCGATCTCGATCTGACGGTGAAAGAGATTACGAGTGCAGCCTTTGGTTCAGCAGGGGAACGCTGCATGGCATGTGCGGTTGTTGTGGCTGTGGGTGATGTGGCTGACGAACTGGTACAAAAGCTGGTGGAAGCAGCAGACCGCATTACCATCGGTAACGGTATGGATGAGGGCGTGTTCCTCGGACCTGTCATCCGTGGACCACATAAAGAGCGTACACTCAGTTACATTGAAGCCGGAGAGCAGGAAGGCGCGGCTTTGATCCGGGATGGACGCAAAGATCAGGCAACAAGTGAATCCGGTTATTTTGTAGGGCCAACGGTATTCGACCAAGTTGAGAGCAATATGAAAATTTGGCAGGATGAGATCTTTGCTCCAGTACTCTCGGTAGCAAGAGTGTCTACGCTGGAGGAAGCCGTTGAGCTGGCGAACCGTTCCGACTTTGCCAACGGTGCGTGTCTGTTCACCCGCAGCGGGGCGAGTATGCGTCAATTCCGTGAAACGATTGATGCGGGCATGTTGGGGATTAACCTGGGCGTACCTGCGCCAATGGCATTTTTCCCGTTTTCGGGCTGGAAGAAGTCCTTCTACGGTGATCTTCACGCCAATGGCACGGATGGTGTTGAATTCTACACTCGCAAGAAGATGGTAACGGCGCGCTGGTAACAACCAGAGCATCACTCGGGCTAAGGGGAACGCCCAGCCCATATGGACGCACATAGGGAGGATAACGGAATGGGCAAGGACAAAGTAAGAATTGGCATCATCGGTGCGGGACGGATCGGCAAAATTCATGCAGACAATCTCCTGCGCAACCCGCATGCGGAGATTGTGGGAATCAGTGACTTGTTCGCGGGTCCTGAATTGGAGGCTTGGGCCTCCAGTCGTGGCATCCCTGTTGTAACGACGGACAGCAGTGAGTTGATCTCGATGCCTAATGTAGACGCGGTGCTGATCTGTTCTTCAACCGATACACATGTGCCGCTGATCGAACAGGCCGCTCAGGCGGGCAAACATATCTTCTGCGAGAAGCCGGTCAGCATGGATCTGGCACAGACCCAAGCGGCTGTAGCGGCAGTTCAGAAGGCTGGCGTGAAGCTGCAAATTGGATTTAACCGCCGCTTCGATCACAACTTCAGACGGATACGTGCACATGTGCAGGATGGTACGATTGGTGATCCGCATATTATCAAAATTACTTCTCGCGACCCGAGTCCACCGCCTGCGGAGTATATCCGGGTATCTGGCGGAATCTTCATGGACATGATGATCCACGATTTTGACATGGCACGGTATCTGTCCGGGAGTGAAGTGGAAGAAGTGTACGCTCAGGGCAACGTGCTGATCAATCCGGTTTTTGCGGAACATGGTGACGTGGATACAGCGATTGTAACGATGACGTTTGCCAATGGAGCGATTGGTGTCATTGATAACAGTCGTCAGGCTGTATACGGGTATGACCAGCGTGTTGAAGTGTTTGGCTCGATGGGCAGCGCCGCAGCGGCGAATGATCATCCGAATACGGCTGAGATCAGTACAGCGGCCGGGCTCATGCGCGACAAACCGTTACACTTTTTCCTGGAACGCTACAATGAAGCGTATGTGCAGGAGACAGCCCTCTTTATTGATGCAATCCTCCATGATACACCGGTTATCGTAGATGGCCACGATGCAGTACAGGCTGAACGAATTGCGCTGGCAGCAAAACTGTCCATGGAGCGGGGAAGACCTGTGAAGCTGAGTGAAGTTCCTGGGATGTCATTGGAATCGCAAACGGCAACGCCATAGTAGATGATTAAAGTCACTTTTTATAATAGAGGGCATGAATAGTCCAAGTTTTTGTTTTTTTATAAGTATCAGGTTGTTGTGGACGACTACAGAAAGGAGTGGATGGCAAGATGTCAGAACGTATTGTGAAACCCGTGGTCAACCCCGAGGGAGACGGTACACTTATAAACGTAACACCGGAGTCTGCTGGGTGGGAATATGTTGGCTTTCAGGTAGCGAAGCTGGCAGAGGGGGAGACACTAACCCGTGAGAGCGGTGATCAGGAACTCTGTGTGGTGCTCCTCAGCGGTTTCGCCAATGTAAGTACCCGGGAGCACACATGGGATAATATCGGAAAAAGAATGAGTGTTTTCGAGAAAATCCCGCCGTATTCAGTCTACGTCTCAACTTCCGATCAAGTGCAGATCACAGCACGTACCGAACTGGAAATTGCTATATGTGTTGCACCCGGTAAAGGCACGTATCCAGCTCGTCTCATTGCACCCGAAGATGTAGGGGTAGAGGCGAGAGGGTATGGCAATCTGGAACGCCAGATTCACAACATTTTGCCAGAACAGAAGGAAGCAGACAGTTTGCTCGTTGTTGAGGTGTTTACACCAGATGGGCATTGGTCCAGTTACCCGCCACATAAGCATGATCGGGATGCACTCCCGGATGAATCTTTGCTGGAAGAAACGTATTATTTCCGTGTACAGCCTGAGCAGGGATTTGCCATTCAGCGCATATACACGGACGATCGCTCTGTGGATGAGACACTTGCAGTGAAGAACGGTGAAGTGGTGCTTGTTCCGGACGGATATCATCCGGTAGGCGCTCCTCCGGGGTATGAGGTCTACTATCTGAACGTGATGGCTGGACCAACCCGGACCTGGAAATTCCATAATGACCCTGACCATGAGTGGTTGATGAAAAAGTAAAACAGTTCATGCTACGCACATTGTGCTGGCTTCAAGTTGCGTATGCAGACTTCCCCCTGCATAATAAGAAGAGAACAATTATCTATGTATAACGAAATTTATATATAGCACAAATGGGGAAAAAACAATGAAAGCAACCATATACGATATAGCACGTGAGGCGGGTGTATCCATTGCAACCGTCTCACAGGTCATTAATGGCAAAGGCAAGATCAGTGAGAAGCGGCGCGCCGAGATTATGGAGATCATGGAGCGCCTTCACTATCAACCCAGCGCGATCGCAGCTGCACTTACAGGTAAGCAGACGTATACATTGGGGCTGCTCGTACCGGACATCTCAAACCCGTATTTCGCAGAACTCGCCAGAGCCGTGGAAGATCGAAGCCGACAATTGGGTTATAGCGTGGTCATCTGCAGTACGGATAATAAGGACGAGCGGGTAGAGCGTTACCTGAATCTGCTCCAGCAAAAAAGGGTCGATGGTATGATGATCGGAACCGGGATCGATAATGCCGAAATTTTGTCACCCCTCTTGCAGCAGTCCATCCCTGTCGCTTTGATTGCTCGCCATATGCCATCCCTGTCGGTGCATACAGTCACCATTGACGACTTGCTTGGCGGCACGCTCGCAGCGCAACATCTGCTTGAACTTGGGCACACCCGTGTAGCAGTGCTGTCGGAACCGTCCAAAGTCAGCAGCAGTCAGGAACGTGTACGTGGATTCCGTGAAACCTTGATTAAGGCAGGTCATACGCTGGAACCGAATCAGATCCGAGAATCGGCAGCTGACCTGAGCTCAGCCAAAAAAGAGGCGCTACTGCTGCTCGGTGAGAAGGATCACCCGACAGGTTTGTTCTGTTGTAATGACATTCAGGCCATTGGTGCACTTCAGGCAGCCAAAGAGCTGGGCCTACGGGTGCCAGAGGATGTGTCGATTATCGGA
This window contains:
- the iolG gene encoding inositol 2-dehydrogenase, which codes for MGKDKVRIGIIGAGRIGKIHADNLLRNPHAEIVGISDLFAGPELEAWASSRGIPVVTTDSSELISMPNVDAVLICSSTDTHVPLIEQAAQAGKHIFCEKPVSMDLAQTQAAVAAVQKAGVKLQIGFNRRFDHNFRRIRAHVQDGTIGDPHIIKITSRDPSPPPAEYIRVSGGIFMDMMIHDFDMARYLSGSEVEEVYAQGNVLINPVFAEHGDVDTAIVTMTFANGAIGVIDNSRQAVYGYDQRVEVFGSMGSAAAANDHPNTAEISTAAGLMRDKPLHFFLERYNEAYVQETALFIDAILHDTPVIVDGHDAVQAERIALAAKLSMERGRPVKLSEVPGMSLESQTATP
- a CDS encoding LacI family DNA-binding transcriptional regulator — encoded protein: MKATIYDIAREAGVSIATVSQVINGKGKISEKRRAEIMEIMERLHYQPSAIAAALTGKQTYTLGLLVPDISNPYFAELARAVEDRSRQLGYSVVICSTDNKDERVERYLNLLQQKRVDGMMIGTGIDNAEILSPLLQQSIPVALIARHMPSLSVHTVTIDDLLGGTLAAQHLLELGHTRVAVLSEPSKVSSSQERVRGFRETLIKAGHTLEPNQIRESAADLSSAKKEALLLLGEKDHPTGLFCCNDIQAIGALQAAKELGLRVPEDVSIIGFDNTILASVTSPPLTTVAQPIEELGHRAVDLLIEELKDEQKEPQKIVLKPELVIRESAGHVLG
- a CDS encoding CoA-acylating methylmalonate-semialdehyde dehydrogenase → MGKGISEASATATMVQNWIGGAWVTPVSTRTEPVVNPATEEVIAHVPLSEQADVDLAVQTAREAFKSWSSTPVPRRARILFRYQQLLVEHWEELARLVTLENGKSYAEAYGEVLRGIECVEFAAGAPNLMMGKQLPDIATGLESGMYRYPIGVIGGITPFNFPMMVPCWMFPLAIACGNTFVLKPSERTPLLAGRLAELFKEAGLPDGVLNIVHGAHDVVNGLLEHKDVQAISFVGSQPVAEYVYTTASKHGKRVQALAGAKNHSIVMPDADLDLTVKEITSAAFGSAGERCMACAVVVAVGDVADELVQKLVEAADRITIGNGMDEGVFLGPVIRGPHKERTLSYIEAGEQEGAALIRDGRKDQATSESGYFVGPTVFDQVESNMKIWQDEIFAPVLSVARVSTLEEAVELANRSDFANGACLFTRSGASMRQFRETIDAGMLGINLGVPAPMAFFPFSGWKKSFYGDLHANGTDGVEFYTRKKMVTARW
- the iolB gene encoding 5-deoxy-glucuronate isomerase — encoded protein: MSERIVKPVVNPEGDGTLINVTPESAGWEYVGFQVAKLAEGETLTRESGDQELCVVLLSGFANVSTREHTWDNIGKRMSVFEKIPPYSVYVSTSDQVQITARTELEIAICVAPGKGTYPARLIAPEDVGVEARGYGNLERQIHNILPEQKEADSLLVVEVFTPDGHWSSYPPHKHDRDALPDESLLEETYYFRVQPEQGFAIQRIYTDDRSVDETLAVKNGEVVLVPDGYHPVGAPPGYEVYYLNVMAGPTRTWKFHNDPDHEWLMKK